A stretch of Acropora palmata chromosome 9, jaAcrPala1.3, whole genome shotgun sequence DNA encodes these proteins:
- the LOC141892908 gene encoding uncharacterized protein LOC141892908 — protein MKWFPVSLPSLEKFCLLAIVFFYHYPTIRNGNRVAKVLLDRDIPQYVEVNGCSCRVWYVRQPAQCSVCREFGHRAPACPLSGRCRRCHQPGHMARECTQAWGPLFPVSRSTDLSIETELPATTTSVIVPVNTTSIADVAVSTAVITTAATVSTVPATVPSTSVNSSAAPVSTSCSTVTATAAATDSTCSVSTVASVPSTSDASSASVSKSKSPRPVISAKSFRTHLEKNYTSFEIPSFDNVTGKEWDSRARAYIKQQVQSMFVDKRIKLTNGDLVTWTELEVYECSLEICRILSFKNYLTDFIHTYVKSYWTNAKNVSKGKT, from the coding sequence ATGAAGTGGTTTCCAGTTTCCTTGCCGAGTTTGGAGAAGTTTTGTCTGTTggctattgtttttttttaccactatCCCACCATCCGTAATGGCAATCGTGTGGCTAAAGTTTTACTTGACCGTGATATCCCGCAATATGTTGAAGTCAATGGATGCAGTTGCCGTGTCTGGTACGTACGCCAGCCAGCCCAGTGTTCTGTTTGCCGAGAGTTTGGTCATCGTGCCCCAGCCTGCCCACTCTCTGGTCGCTGCCGGCGCTGTCATCAGCCCGGCCATATGGCCAGGGAGTGTACGCAGGCTTGGGGCCCTTTGTTTCCTGTTTCTCGTTCTACTGATCTTTCAATCGAAACTGAACTTCCTGCTACCACTACTTCCGTTATTGTTCCTGTTAATACGACAAGCATTGCCGACGTTGCCGTTTCTACTGCTGTTATTACCACTGCTGCTACAGTTTCGACTGTTCCTGCTACTGTTCCTTCGACTTCCGTGAATTCTAGTGCTGCTCCTGTTTCTACGTCTTGCTCTACGGttactgctactgctgctgctacaGACTCTACGTGTTCTGTTTCGACTGTTGCCTCCGTTCCTTCGACCTCTGATGCTTCTAGTGCCTCCGTTTCAAAGTCCAAAAGTCCTCGTCCTGTAATTTCTGCTAAGTCTTTTCGCACGCATCTTGAGAAGAATTATACGTCATTTGAAATACCGAGTTTTGATAATGTTACCGGAAAAGAGTGGGATTCTAGAGCTAGAGCCTATATCAAACAGCAAGTACAGTCTATGTTTGTCGAtaaaaggataaaattaacaaatggTGATCTTGTAACATGGACGGAATTAGAAGTTTATGAATGCAGTCTTGAAATTTGTCGCATATTGTCTTTCAAGAATTATCTTACTGACTTTATTCATACATATGTTAAGTCATATTGGACTAATgcgaaaaatgtttcaaaaggAAAGACTTGA